The Trypanosoma brucei gambiense DAL972 chromosome 10, complete sequence genome has a segment encoding these proteins:
- a CDS encoding tRNA pseudouridine synthase A-like protein,putative, with the protein MFVTSQLTHMRRLSVSFLPFHLIVTTQRRPFGGNSKDGHKGEDKPIERVGGVPPTGPHPFNITSGAEGQISNQQRKAHDAITQLFRDDAQRKALYQKPGRTIGAQTTTAAISTPPNEDEFEGLQPISGDAEPSSITAVEAVEQELLDDAFLYFPPAQQSASGSVATTTTNELYVPGQQIIPPGLTRYRVDVQYQGNDFDGWWKSTTRQLFRREVGLDGSITRVPVAEPGTIGNAAGASRGETMGSRYHARTVLEEALAVALDVNTVRVVAGVIPEVGVSVRRLCCHVDVPSHIELQPRTVIQRATMWMEKRQQPLAILSYRRCKNQDFHARHSGLRRVYVYRILNRVAPPLFDAGLQWHVDRHLDVDRMKRFAKALEGTKDFGYFADPKMANALRRAAMSPGGFSTGAVTEENFQPKATGESHRVTRGKAPKVTMEKGPSNLDRAAALPTFNEYGQRVVQPGAHGKEYYRVATNLPTVRTVDRLDVVRQDDEVLIWFVGRSFLRHQIRNMVSVLKAAGHGLWNDLELQQALQSGFEPSRHRFKRERFPTAPAYGLTLWDVEYPDQHRDDYVQFVDSGPYEQVNIARDI; encoded by the coding sequence ATGTTTGTTACCTCGCAACTAACACATATGCGGAGGCTCTCGGTATCGTTCCTACCGTTTCACCTGATCGTCACTACTCAGCGTCGCCCATTTGGTGGAAACTCGAAGGATGGGCACAAGGGGGAGGACAAACCGATAGAACGCGTAGGAGGAGTGCCGCCCACAGGTCCCCATCCGTTTAACATCACTAGTGGAGCAGAAGGACAAATCTCCAACCAGCAGCGCAAGGCCCACGATGCCATAACTCAACTCTTCCGCGACGACGCGCAGCGAAAGGCACTATATCAGAAGCCTGGTAGGACCATTGGGGCCCAAACTACAACTGCCGCCATCTCGACGCCGCCGAATGAAGATGAATTTGAGGGTCTGCAGCCCATTTCAGGTGATGCGGAGCCGTCGTCCATCACTGCAGTGGAGGCTGTGGAGCAAGAGTTGTTAGACGAtgcttttttgtattttccacCTGCACAGCAGTCCGCGAGTGGCAGTGTCGCTACCACTACTACTAACGAACTGTACGTACCGGGACAGCAAATCATTCCTCCCGGATTAACgcgctaccgagtggatgtGCAATACCAGGGAAATGATTTTGATGGATGGTGGAAGAGCACGACACGCCAGCTTTTCAGACGTGAGGTCGGTTTAGATGGCTCAATCACGCGGGTGCCGGTAGCGGAGCCAGGAACCATCGGAAACGCTGCTGGGGCCTCTCGAGGGGAGACGATGGGTAGCAGATATCATGCGCGAACAGTGTTGGAGGAAGCACTTGCCGTGGCGCTCGATGTAAATACGGTCCGTGTTGTGGCCGGTGTCATACCTGAGGTCGGGGTGTCTGTGCGACGTCTCTGCTGTCACGTCGATGTACCCAGTCACATTGAGCTGCAGCCACGAACAGTGATTCAGCGGGCCACTATGTGGATGGAAAAACGCCAACAACCCCTAGCCATTTTGAGTTATCGTCGATGCAAGAACCAAGATTTTCACGCACGCCACAGTGGCTTGAGGCGTGTCTATGTTTACCGCATTCTGAATCGTGTCGCACCGCCCTTATTCGACGCTGGGCTCCAGTGGCATGTAGATCGCCACCTCGATGTGGACCGGATGAAGCGATTTGCTAAAGCCCTTGAGGGCACAAAGGACTTCGGCTACTTTGCTGACCCCAAGATGGCAAATGCGCTGCGGCGGGCAGCCATGAGCCCTGGTGGTTTTTCTACAGGGGCAGTAACGGAAGAAAACTTCCAACCAAAAGCTACAGGGGAATCGCACCGAGTGACGCGCGGCAAAGCGCCGAAGGTGACGATGGAAAAAGGCCCCAGTAACCTTGATCGAGCCGCAGCGCTTCCAACTTTTAACGAGTACGGCCAGCGAGTTGTGCAGCCAGGTGCTCATGGAAAAGAATATTACCGTGTTGCAACCAATCTACCGACGGTACGGACAGTCGACAGGCTTGATGTGGTGCGGCAGGATGATGAGGTGCTTATTTGGTTTGTAGGCCGCTCTTTCCTCCGTCATCAAATTCGAAATATGGTAAGTGTGCTGAAGGCAGCTGGACACGGTCTGTGGAATGATCTGGAACTCCAGCAGGCCCTGCAAAGCGGCTTTGAGCCGTCACGGCATCGGTTCAAGCGGGAGCGCTTCCCAACAGCACCGGCGTATGGCTTGACATTGTGGGATGTGGAGTACCCGGATCAGCACCGAGACGATTACGTGCAATTTGTCGATTCTGGACCATATGAACAAGTGAACATCGCCCGTGACATATAA
- a CDS encoding anaphase promoting complex, subunit 10-like protein, putative: MQFDGRSGGEGDAEGVQGAGAAAVNTPSIVSDDELMALEKRESLIVLQDAVWSVSSAKHGNGVMCLLDGSHNTFWQSDGVVPHVISIDFALLKPVAAVALYLDCAEDNSYTPRRMRVQAGTHNGDMADVATVTVDDPQGWVLIRMQAEAETPSSWNTPAAHSDDAKADIENDMPLDNADFEEFIQDGVWCTRVRVIVEENRQEGRDCHVRGLRVLGHIKQSLFTTASFTQNLHLR, encoded by the coding sequence ATGCAATTTGATGGACGTAGTGGTGGAGAAGGTGATGCAGAAGGGGTCCAAGGTGCTGGGGCAGCTGCAGTTAACACCCCTAGCATCGTCAGTGATGACGAGCTGATGGCTTTAGAGAAGCGGGAGTCACTTATTGTACTTCAGGATGCGGTGTGGTCTGTCAGCTCCGCTAAGCATGGAAACGGTGTCATGTGTCTTTTAGATGGATCGCACAACACGTTCTGGCAATCCGACGGTGTCGTCCCACACGTCATTTCCATTGATTTTGCGCTCCTCAAGCCTGTGGCAGCCGTCGCTTTGTATCTTGACTGTGCGGAGGACAATAGCTACACCCCGCGGAGGATGCGAGTGCAAGCTGGTACACACAACGGTGACATGGCTGACGTTGCAACCGTGACAGTAGACGATCCGCAGGGTTGGGTACTCATTAGAATGCAGGCTGAAGCCGAGACACCTTCCTCATGGAATACCCCTGCAGCACATAGTGACGATGCTAAGGCGGATATCGAAAACGATATGCCCCTTGATAACGCTGATTTCGAAGAATTTATTCAAGATGGTGTGTGGTGCACGCGAGTACGCGTTATTGTGGAGGAAAACCGACAAGAGGGCCGCGATTGTCATGTTCGCGGACTCCGTGTTTTAGGACACATAAAACAAAGTCTTTTTACGACGGCCTCCTTCACACAGAACCTTCATCTTCGCTGA